The Falsiruegeria litorea R37 genomic sequence CCTATGGTCATGGCCGCCCGGCTGATCCCAAACGCCCCGTATGGTGCATCGCGTGAGACCACAGAACATTCAACGCTCAATACATCCCGGCCCGCAAGATAGCCCTGAAAACCCACGGTCGAGCAGGTCACCGCAACGATATCGACCGCATGCAACAGAACGTCGATGTCATCGGCCATGGTGCTTTGGTGCACGCGTGGGGCCAGGGCAACGGTCTGATCCTCGCTCGGGTGACGCCGGATCACCAGCTCCAGTTCCTCGTTTGCAGCCACAATCGCCTTGAGTTCGTTTTCGACCTTCAGCGGCAGCTCCATATCTGCGGGCTCGCCCGTGTAGGGATCGGTCGGGGATTCCGGGGCCGAGGCATAAAGGAGGGTCGTGCGTCCCTCTTGCCCCCAACCACGGTCGGTGCGCAGCGCCTGGCCCTTGGCGCGGACCTCGTCGGTCTGCAACTGATCGAAAGCGGGGTTGCCGGTGATATGGATGTCGCCTGCGGGACGGCCGTTTTCGATCAGCATGTCCCGGACCCATTCGTTCAGCACGCTGACCTTGGTGCCGTATCCCGGCTCTTTGATCCATTCCTTTTCCTGGATGGCGAACATGTCGATCATGCACAGCGCCGGGATGTCCAAATGGCTGGCCGCCTCGATCGCGGCCCGCTCCGAGCGGGGCGAGTTGGTGGCCACCACCACCTTGGGCCGGATCAGTTCCAGCGTTTCGAGCATGATGTGATAGGGGTGGAATTTGAAGCGGCCGCTTTCGGCATAAAGCGCCTCGGCGGCCTCGGCCCCATGGGTCAGCTCTAGGTCGCGATAGTTCAGCCCCATGTAGGCAACGGTTTCCTCGATCGCCACGGGGCCATCGGTCGGGAAGCCTTTGGACAGCTCTTTGCCCATGGATTGCACATGCGGGTCCTGGGCCTGTGGCAGGTTCGAATAGCCAAACCAGTCCAGCCCGCTGTCTCGGACCGGGGGGATGGCGAGGGTCAAGGCAAACACACAGGTCTTGATCCCGCGCGCCTCAAGCTCTTGGGCCACCGGGATCACCATCCGGCAGTGACCCCCCCCATAAGTGACAAAAAGCACATCGACCGTGCCCGGTTCGGGAACGTTGGCAGGGCGGGCTGTAATCGAATGTGACATATGGGGATTCTCCAGATGACCGGCCTCAGGGTGACGGGGTCAAAGCGCTCGTATCGTTGATTTTGCGGGCGGGGGCACCGACGTAGGTGCCCGGCTCAGTAATGTCGCGCATGACCACGGCTCCCGCCCCAATGGTGACATTCGAACAGATGGACACCCCCTGCACAACCGTCGCATTGGCGCCCAGCCAGACATCATCACCCAAGCTGCAATCGCCCAGCATCACCGAACGCGGTGCCAAGTGGCAGAAATCGCCCACGATGCAGTCATGTTCGACCACCGCAGCCGTGTTGACGATCACCCCCCGGCCAATGCGCGCACCGGGGTTCACCACGGTTGCGGTCAGGATCATGCTGCCCGCTCCGGGCGCATCGGCAAAGTAACCGCCGGGGTTGGCAATCAGATGGGTGCAGGTCAGACCCAGCTCCTCGGCGCGGGTCTGCAACTTGCGCCGGGTGGCGGTCTTGCCCACGGTCACGATCACATGGTGATCCTGCACCTCACTCAGATCCGAGACCCCCACCGGGATACCATCAACCAGGCTGCCCAAGGCACGCCCACCATCGCCAAAGATCACATCTGCGGGCCAGATACGCGCCGCGATGGCACCGACCACACGGCCGTGCCCACCTGCCCCAAAGAGGCACAGAGGGGTTTGCCCCTCAGCGGACATGACCACGTTGCACCTGCTCGTCGCGGGTGACGGCCTGCTCCAGGGTGCGGCCGATAAAGCTGTCGACCTCATCAGGCGGCAGGCCAGTGCCGGGGCGTTTGGCGGTCAGGTCCTGCAAGCTCAGCACATGGCCCGCGGGCAGATCGCTGAGGTAGACCAGGCTCTTGCGGGCCACACTCAGGATGTTCTGTTCGGAATTCAGGCGCCGTTTCACCCCGTCGCCCAGACCCTGTTCGACCTGACGCAGCACGGTGACCATCTGGCCAAATTCCGCAGGCTCGATCGAGGCGCGATGGTCAGGCCCTTCCATGGTGCGGTCCATGGTAAAGTGTTTCTCCAGCACCGACATGCCCAAGGCCCGCGCCGCCAGCGCCGCATAGGGGCCTTCGGTGTGATCGGAAAAGCCGGTGGGCTTGCCAAAAACGGCCGCCATATGGGGCAGCACGCGCAGGTTCTGTTCCTCGATCGCGGCCGGATAATTCGACACGCATTGCAGGATCACCACGTCATCGGTGCCATGTGCGGCCAGCAGATCCAGCGCGGTCGAGATCTCGGTCAGCGTGCCCATGCCCGTCGACAGCAAGATGGGCAGATCATATTGCGCCGCCTGCCGCAGCAAGAGCGTGTTGGTCAGCTCGCCCGAGGGCCATTTCAGGCAGACCGGGGCCAGTTTCGACACCGCCTCAAGGCTTTCGCTGTCAAAGGCGGTCGACATGAAATCGACGCCCACCTCGCGACAGTGTTTGGCCAATTCGGCAAAGACCTCTTGCGGCAGTTCCAGCTGGCGCAGCATCGCATCCTGCGAGCCCTCGCCGGTGGTGCCGGTCTGATAATCGGCCTTTTTCGTGTTCGCGGTGATCAGCGCGTCGGTCTTGTAGGTCTGGAATTTGACCGCATCGGCACCCGCCTCTTTGGCGGCATCGATCATCTTATGCGCCAGCGCGGCATCCCCGTTGTGGTTCACCCCCACCTCGGCAATGACATAGCACGGGTCATCAGCCGAGATGCGACGGCCCCCAAGTTCGATATGTGCGCTCATGCCTGTCCCTGATCCGATTTCTGTTTGCGCACCAGAGCTACCACATCATTGATGCGGCTGCAGGTGTCCTTGCGGTTCTGCTCCAGCGCGTCGCCATCCTGTGCCTGAAACGCGGCATAGATGTCGCGCAACTTGGCGACCTCGCCGGGGAAGTCCATGTTGTCTTGCAGGTCCGCCAGGCTTTGTGCCTCGCGGTGAAAGGTCCGCGACAGGATCGCCGCCGACGAGCCCAACCGGACATGCTCGCCCAGTAGGTAATCGGGGCTGACGATGCCCTCGCGCGCGCGGGCAATGCCGCCGATGCCAAAGGGCACGCCGCCCGCCCGCAGCGCCGCACAGGGCGCATCCAGCAGGCCGTCGGCGATGGGTTGGAACATGAAATCCAGCCCCAGATCCAGATGCAGGTCATTGAGCCCGATATGCAGACCCGTCAGCGGCAACCTCGCGACCATGTCGGGGATCGCCTGCAGCGCATCATTGGTTTCCACCAGCGGCAGCGCCTCGGCCCGGTCCCCGAGCAGATCAAAAAAGCGCGACAGCTCATCCGTGGTGCGGAACATCGGCAACATGATGCTGTCGGCGCCACGTGCGATGGCCTCGTCCAGCTCGGCCTTGGTGCCGTCATACAGCGGATTGATCCGCACCAGCACGTGGCCCTCGGGGGCCGCTTCGCGGATCTTGGTCACATCCTCGAGCGTTTGCTTGCTTTTCCAGGTGGCCATGCCCTTTTGGCGGACATCCTTGCCGATGTATTCCAGATCCACAAACAACCGGTCCACACCATTTTCACTGGCGTAGCGGGCGATGTCGGGATCGTCGACGATCATCAAAAACTGCATGTGGGCCTCAAATCCAATGGTCTAATCAGGGAAAAACAAGCGCGAGAGCGTATCAGACTGGGGCCTGACCCGCCTGCTCCAGAACATCTGCATCCCGGTCCACAAACAGGCGGAACCAGGTTTCAACCGAAATCAGCGCCCGCAACTGGCGGGTGAAATTCGCGGTTCCCGCAATGTGCTGGGTCAGCATGGCGTCGATGGTGTCCATGTCAAACAGGCCACGCGCCTCAAGACGGCCATCCAGCAGCATGTCGCGGGTGTAGCCTGCCAATGCCTGACGCAGCCATTCGCCAACCGGCACGGTGAACATCTGCTTGCGTCGATAGGTCAGCTCGCTGCCCAGGAAGGGTTCCACGGCCCGCTTGTACAGTGCCTTGGTCTCGCCGCCCTTAAGCTTGAGCGCACCGGGCATGGAGAAGGCAAATTCCGCCATCCGGTAATCCAGGAAGGGCGAGCGCACCTCGACCGAGTTGGCCATCGCCATCCGGTCGGGTTTGACCAGGTTGTTGCCCGGCAGCAGGGTCGTGGTTTCCGCAAACAGCACCCGGTTGATCGGATCCAGGTGATCGGCCCGGCGTATTTCGCTGGACAGGGCCCGATAGGGATCGGTGTCCTTGAACGCCTCTTTCAGGGGGCCGGCCAAAAGATCATCCGCCTGCGAGCCCACCAACAGGCCCGAGCTGCGGACAAAATCGTCTTCCCAATTCGCGCCCAGATGATCGGTCTGACCGTTCGGGAACAGATCAAGGTATTTTTCGTACCCCGCAAACAGCTCGTCCGCGCCGTCGCCCGTCAGCACCATCTTGACGTCGCGCGCCGCCAGGGATGCAACCCGGTCAGTGGGCATGAACGAGACATCGCCATGGGGTTGGTCGCAGTGCCAGATGAACCGGGGCCACATGGTGTAGGAATCATGGGTCAGGGTGCCCATTTCGTGCAGCGTTCCAAACCGCTTGGCTGCCATCCGGGCATAGCGTGTTTCGTCAAAGCGCGGATCATCAAAGCCGATGGAAAAGGTGCGAACCGGGGCGGTCTGATACATGCTCATGAAGGCCACGACCGAGCTGCTGTCGAGCCCGCCGGACAAAAACGCCCCAAAAGGCGCATCCGAGCGCATCCGAATCCGGGTCGCATCATCGAGAATACGCACCAACCCGGCCTGACCGTCGGCCTCGCTCATGTCCGTTTGCTCGGCCACATCGGCCAGATCCCAATAGCGGGTGATCTGCACGCCCTTGTCTGCCGAAATCTCGGCCCGGTGTCCGGGCGGCAGGTGGCGGATGCCGGCAAAAGCGGTCGAGGGCTGCGGGATGTAGTTGAGCGCAAAGAACTGGGCAAAAGCATCCAGATCGGGGGTATAGCTGTTGCCGTTGGCCAGGATCGCCTTGATTTCCGAAGCAAACCACAGACGCTCGCCATTCTCGCCGCCCGCCAGGTAAAGCGGTTTGACCCCCAAACGGTCGCGGTAGAGCCACAGTTTCTGGTGCTTTTTCTCAAACACGGCGATGGCGAACATGCCGTTGAGCCGGGTGACGAAATCGGGGCCCCACTGTTCAAAGGCGCGCAACAGAACCTCGGTGTCGCCTTCGCTGTCAAAGCGCGCGCCAAGCCGGCGCAGCTCTTCGCGCAGTTCGATGTAATTGTAGATCTCGCCGTTCTGAACCACCACGATGTCGCGGTCATCCGAATAAAGCGGCTGATCGCTGGCCGTGCTGAGGTCGAGAATGGCCAGACGGGTATTGCCCAACACCACCCGATCATCCGAATAATAGCCGTTTGCATCCGGGCCCCGGTGGCGGATCGCCCCCGACACCTGGGCAATCACATCATCCGACAGCTGTGTGCCATCATAGCCGAAGCTTCCAAAGATACCGCACATGTCTTTACGCTCCTGAAATGATATCGCAAATGGCGTTGATGATCCGGTCCTGGCTGCTGCGCGACATTGCGCTGCCCGAAGGCAGGCACAGCGACTGCATGAACAGTTTGCCGGATACAGGCTCGGTCGGGCTGTGGGGTTCAAACTCATAGCCTGCGCACAGTGGCTGCATGCTCATGGGTTTCCACGCCGGGCGAGTTTCGATCCCCAACCGCCCCAGATGACGCATGATCTGATAGGGGTGCACGTCGACCTGATCGGGGTCAAAGCGCAGAACCGTCAACCAGCGCGAGCCCACCGAGCCCGGCGCATCAGCCTGAAACGAGACGCCTTGCAGCGACTGGAATCCGGCCTTGTAGATCTCATAGATCTCGCGACGACGCGCGACCCGGTCGCCCAGAACCGCAAGCTGTCCCCGACCGATCCCGGCCAGAACATTGGACATGCGATAGTTATAGGCCACTTCGGAATGTTGGTAATGCTCAGCCGCGTCACGACCTTGGGTCGACAGTTTGCGTGCCTTGTCGATCAGCCCTGTGTCATCGGACACCAGCGCCCCCCCACCCGAGGTGGTGATGATCTTGTTGCCGTTGAAGGAATAGACCGACAGCAACCCATGCGCACCGCTGGGACGGCCGCGATACTGGGCGCCCAGGCTTTCGGCGGCGTCTTCGATGACCGGAATGTCATAGGTTTGGGCCAGCGCGCAAATCTCATCCAGCTTGGCAGATTGGCCGTAAAGGTGCACCACCACGATTGCGGCGGGCAGCTGTCCCAGCTTTGCGTCTTTTTCCAACCGGCTGGCCAGGGCCTGCGGGGACATGTTCCAGGTGTCCGGTTCACTGTCGATCAGCACCGGCTGTGCATGTTCATAAAGGATCGGCTGCAGCGAGGCGACAAAGGTCAGATCCGAGACATAGATCCGGTCCTGCGGCTGGATTTCCAGCACCCGCAAGGCCAGATGCAGACCCGCCGTGCCCGAAGACAGCGCCAGGGCATGGGTGCGCCCCCCCTCTTGCGCCAGAGCCACCTCGAAGGCATCAATGTTGGGGCCCGCAGGCGCGATCCAGTTGTCGGCAAAGCTTTTTTCGACAAAGCCCGCTTCGGCATCGCCCAGATGCGGCGGCGACAGCAGGATGCGATCATGCACATGCGCGGCCTCTTCGATCCCCACCGGCTGACCTGCCTCATCGACCAGCACAATGCTGTTGACCTGGGTGCGGGCAAAAAGGTCGCTGATATCCTGATCGCTGCTGCCGACCAGGGCCGTGACCGGTGGCGCAGGCGGGGCAGCCAAATCGTCCACAGGCGCATCCATCGTGGCGCCTTGCAACAGTCCGCGGCGCAGGTCGCCGTCCGTCAAGGTTCGGATCACATGACCTGCCGCGTCCACAACAACAACGATCTTCGTGCTGGCAGCTTCAAGCTGCTGCATCACGTTCCTGATGGATGTGCTCTGTTGAACGAGCTGATCTTTCATCACCATGTCATCCCAATAAATTTCAAATACCCCCAGTCACGGGGAAAACACCAAATTAGAGCCGCTACCAGCGGGCAAGGTTCTGGTCATGCGCCAGCAGCTTTTCGCGCGCTTTGGGCAAGCCGTCCCCGACAAAGTTGAACAGATTGGCGGTGGCCACAGCATCGATGTTGGCGCTGCCCAGCCCTTCCATCAGATGTTCGAAATTGCCCGCCCCCCCGGCCATGATGACCGGCAGGTGTTCAATTGCGCTGATCTGATCCAGCACATCCATCCAATAGCCCTGGCCAGTGCCGTCCTTGTCCATGGAGTTGAGATAGATCTCGCCCACGCCCAGATCGGCCACATAGGCCAGCAGATCGGTGAACTCACCTTCGACACGTTCGCTGCCACAGGCGGTATAGATTTCGAACCCGTCCTGGCTGTGGCGATAATCGATCGAGGCCACGACGCATTGGCTGCCATATTTCGCCACGGCCGCGCGGACAAACTCGGCGTTGCGAAACAGCGCCGTATTGACCACGATCTTGTCCGCGCCGCTTTGCATCAACTGGGGGATCTGATCGACCGAGGTCAGCCCGCCCCCCAAAGCCAAAGGCATGAAGCAGCCTTTGGTCACCTTTTCGACGTCACTCAGAAATTTCTGATGCGACAGCGGGGTGCCGTCATCGGCACGTTCGGTGTTGAGAATGATCAACTCGTCGATCGAAGTGGCGATGGTGCTGAAATTGTAGTTCCGGTTCAGCCAATCCGCGTTTCCCACCCGCTGCAGGCGGAAATTGCGGCTCAACATAAAACTCCCCTTTGAATACAAAAGAGTGAAGATCAGCCGCTTTTTCAGCATCAGAAGTTGTCCATAAAATTGCGAAGGATCGCCAGCCCGTTTGCCTGGCTTTTCTCGGGGTGGAACTGCGTGGCGACCACATGCTCGTGTTCAACGGCTGCGACAAAATCCACGCCATAGTTGCACAAGGCCCCCACATGATCGTCGCCGGTCGAGGCCAGCCGGAAGCTGTGGGTGAAATAGACGTCGATCCCGTCGCCCAGATCCTTGAACAAAAGCGAACCCGATTTGGGCCGAACCGTGTTGAACCCGACATGGGGCACTTTCAGCCCCTTGGCCTTCATGGTGTCGGCATCGAACTTGTCGATCACCCCGGGCACCAGACCCAGGCCCGGCGCGCCGCCGTCCTCGGTCCCGTGCTCGGTCATCAGCTGCATGCCCACACAGATCCCCAACATGGGGATCTGATCCTGGGTCACGCGCTCCATCAAAGTGTCAGCAAGACCGCTGGCCTGAAACTGCTCCATCGCGATGCGATAAGAACCCACTCCGGGCAAGAGCAGTTTGCCGGACTTGCGCAAGGCAGCCGGATCGGAAACCAGTTCAGCCTGGGCACCAATGTGTTCAAGCGCATTGATGACAGACCGCAGGTTTCCGACGCCGTAATCGACGATGCTGACAACCGTCATGTCAGGTGACCATGAATTTGGGGGTCCAGATACCGTCCACCTTTTCGAACAGCTCTGTGTTGGCCCATTTGTCCAGCACGGCGTCGAACTCTTCCTTGGTCATCTCATAGTATTCCAGATACATGTCGATGAACTCTTCCGGATAGTGCCCGTCATACATACGCACCAGGTTCACCGCCTGCTCGCGCGTCATAGCGCCGCGGCGGATTTCGATGCCCGCGTCCTGGGTGGCACGGCCAAACCCGAACTTGAGGTACATCAGATAGGCATGCAGCGCATAAAGCGCCTGATCGTTCTGGGCAAAGTTGGTGAAGGTACCCTGGTTGCCTTCGTCCTGTTCCTTGAGGCCACAGTGTTCCTTGGCCACCAGATAGTTGCGATAGGAATCCCACGGTTCAAAGTAGGACCAGTGGGTCAGGTACAGATCACGCCCTTCCAGAGCGTCATCCTTGGGGAATTGCCAGAAATACAGATCTGCCGGATCGATGTCATCGAAGAGGTTGAGAACCTTTTCATAGCCACCTTCCAGGTAGACCCGCTTCATGTATTCGATATCGAACAGGGCGCGGTTCTTGGATTCCGTCGACCCGCCATATTCGACCTCGCCATCCTCGCCGTAAAAAATCAGCGGAATGTCAAAGTTCAGCGCCACGCGGATCACCGACGACAGAATGGTCGTCAGCCAGCCGTAGTAAGGGAAGCCCTTTTCGATGAAGCCATAGCGGTTGAACCGGCGCATGACCTCGGCGTCGGGCGAGACGTGAATGTGGTTGTAGCCGGAATTGATGAAATTGCTGAGGTTCTGATCCCCCAACTCCAGCGACAGCGCCGGGCGGATGGTCACCGCCAACGGGTTCATCCCGTAGACGTGCTTGAGCTGATGCGCCACATAGGATCCGTCTTTGCCGCCGCTGACCGGAACCAGACAGTCAAATCCGCCATCGGTGGATTTGTACTTTTGCAGCAGTTCCTCGAGCTCTTTTTGACGCGAGTCCCAATCCAGTGTCTTTTTCTCTTCCATCCACTGGCAGGCGTTGCACCAACCGCGGTCATCGAAAGCAATACGGGGTCGCGTCGACATATTCAGGCAGTTGGTACACCAAGTGATTGAATCCAACATGAAAATTTATTCCCTCAGATCGTTTTAACGGGCTTGTATCAAAGTTCCATAATCCCGTCTATTGGTTTCAAGGCACACCCAAACAGCGGCCCGCCCGATCAGGCAGGCCTGCCACCAAATCAGGCAAACTTTGTAAGAAAGACTGCAACAATTCGCCCGGTCAAAGGCAAATACTCGGAACGAGAAAGAGGGGGAGGCGTTAACCCGCCTGCGAGGCTTCGAGCTCCTGGATGTGATAACCCTCGACCCGGGTGGCAATCAGATCCCGCAGACGCTGGGTGTCAGCTTCGGCGATGCAGTTCTGCAGCTCGCGCACCATGGCCACGACCTCGATCTGGGACAGTTTGCTTTCCTCGGCGCGCAGGATCTTTTCATGCGGCGTCGGCACCAGGCTGTCATCGTCGATCAGCAGCTCTTCATAGAGCTTTTCACCCGGACGCAAGCCGGTGATTTCGATGGCAATGTCGCCCTGTCCGGTCTGCTCATCGCGCACGGTGCGCCCCGACAGCTCGATCATGCGGCGCGCGATGTCGATGATCTTTTGCGGCTTGCCCATGTCCAGCACAAAGACGTCCCCGCCCCGCGCATAGGCACCCGCCAGCAGCACCAGACGGGCGGCTTCGGGGATGGTCATGAAAAAGCGCGTAACATTGGCATGGGTCACGGTAACCGGGCCGCCAGCCTCGATCTGTTTCTGAAACAGCGGCAACACCGAGCCGGACGAGCCCAGAACATTGCCAAAGCGCACCATGGCGAATTTCGTGACCGTGCTGCGAGACTGCAAATCCTGCACCACCAGTTCCGCCATCCGTTTCGAGGCGCCCATGACGTTGGTCGGGCGCACCGCCTTATCGGTGGAAATCAGGATGAAGCGCTCGATCTCGGCCTCGGCTGCGGCTTCGGCCACAACTTGCGTACCCAGCACGTTGTTGCGCGCGCCTTCCAGCTCGTTGTCTTCGACCAGCGGCACATGCTTGTAGGCCGCCGCGTGCAGGATGATCTCGACGACTTCTTCAGCGATCACACCCGAGACGCGCGCCTTGTTGGTGACCGAACCCAAACGGGTTGTGACCGGAATGCCCGCAGCCTTGGCCAAGGGGCGCAATTCGCGGTCGATCGAATAAAGCTGGAACTCGCTCTGTTCAAACAGAACGATGCGCGCAGGCGCACAGTTGATCAGCTGGCGGCACAGTTCCGATCCGATGGACCCACCGGCCCCTGTCACCATGACAACGCGTCCGGCATAGGTCTTGGCGATCTCGGGGATGTCCAGATCCACCTTGTCCCGGCCCAAAAGTTCATCCGGGGTCACCGTGCGCAGCTTGCCCTCAAGCCCGCGACCCGCCATCAGATCCACGTAAGAGGGCAGCACTTGCACCTCGGCGTCA encodes the following:
- a CDS encoding aminotransferase class I/II-fold pyridoxal phosphate-dependent enzyme, which gives rise to MKDQLVQQSTSIRNVMQQLEAASTKIVVVVDAAGHVIRTLTDGDLRRGLLQGATMDAPVDDLAAPPAPPVTALVGSSDQDISDLFARTQVNSIVLVDEAGQPVGIEEAAHVHDRILLSPPHLGDAEAGFVEKSFADNWIAPAGPNIDAFEVALAQEGGRTHALALSSGTAGLHLALRVLEIQPQDRIYVSDLTFVASLQPILYEHAQPVLIDSEPDTWNMSPQALASRLEKDAKLGQLPAAIVVVHLYGQSAKLDEICALAQTYDIPVIEDAAESLGAQYRGRPSGAHGLLSVYSFNGNKIITTSGGGALVSDDTGLIDKARKLSTQGRDAAEHYQHSEVAYNYRMSNVLAGIGRGQLAVLGDRVARRREIYEIYKAGFQSLQGVSFQADAPGSVGSRWLTVLRFDPDQVDVHPYQIMRHLGRLGIETRPAWKPMSMQPLCAGYEFEPHSPTEPVSGKLFMQSLCLPSGSAMSRSSQDRIINAICDIISGA
- the asnB gene encoding asparagine synthase (glutamine-hydrolyzing) — its product is MCGIFGSFGYDGTQLSDDVIAQVSGAIRHRGPDANGYYSDDRVVLGNTRLAILDLSTASDQPLYSDDRDIVVVQNGEIYNYIELREELRRLGARFDSEGDTEVLLRAFEQWGPDFVTRLNGMFAIAVFEKKHQKLWLYRDRLGVKPLYLAGGENGERLWFASEIKAILANGNSYTPDLDAFAQFFALNYIPQPSTAFAGIRHLPPGHRAEISADKGVQITRYWDLADVAEQTDMSEADGQAGLVRILDDATRIRMRSDAPFGAFLSGGLDSSSVVAFMSMYQTAPVRTFSIGFDDPRFDETRYARMAAKRFGTLHEMGTLTHDSYTMWPRFIWHCDQPHGDVSFMPTDRVASLAARDVKMVLTGDGADELFAGYEKYLDLFPNGQTDHLGANWEDDFVRSSGLLVGSQADDLLAGPLKEAFKDTDPYRALSSEIRRADHLDPINRVLFAETTTLLPGNNLVKPDRMAMANSVEVRSPFLDYRMAEFAFSMPGALKLKGGETKALYKRAVEPFLGSELTYRRKQMFTVPVGEWLRQALAGYTRDMLLDGRLEARGLFDMDTIDAMLTQHIAGTANFTRQLRALISVETWFRLFVDRDADVLEQAGQAPV
- a CDS encoding NeuD/PglB/VioB family sugar acetyltransferase; its protein translation is MSAEGQTPLCLFGAGGHGRVVGAIAARIWPADVIFGDGGRALGSLVDGIPVGVSDLSEVQDHHVIVTVGKTATRRKLQTRAEELGLTCTHLIANPGGYFADAPGAGSMILTATVVNPGARIGRGVIVNTAAVVEHDCIVGDFCHLAPRSVMLGDCSLGDDVWLGANATVVQGVSICSNVTIGAGAVVMRDITEPGTYVGAPARKINDTSALTPSP
- a CDS encoding N-acetylneuraminate synthase family protein, which encodes MSAHIELGGRRISADDPCYVIAEVGVNHNGDAALAHKMIDAAKEAGADAVKFQTYKTDALITANTKKADYQTGTTGEGSQDAMLRQLELPQEVFAELAKHCREVGVDFMSTAFDSESLEAVSKLAPVCLKWPSGELTNTLLLRQAAQYDLPILLSTGMGTLTEISTALDLLAAHGTDDVVILQCVSNYPAAIEEQNLRVLPHMAAVFGKPTGFSDHTEGPYAALAARALGMSVLEKHFTMDRTMEGPDHRASIEPAEFGQMVTVLRQVEQGLGDGVKRRLNSEQNILSVARKSLVYLSDLPAGHVLSLQDLTAKRPGTGLPPDEVDSFIGRTLEQAVTRDEQVQRGHVR
- a CDS encoding aldolase/citrate lyase family protein, with translation MQFLMIVDDPDIARYASENGVDRLFVDLEYIGKDVRQKGMATWKSKQTLEDVTKIREAAPEGHVLVRINPLYDGTKAELDEAIARGADSIMLPMFRTTDELSRFFDLLGDRAEALPLVETNDALQAIPDMVARLPLTGLHIGLNDLHLDLGLDFMFQPIADGLLDAPCAALRAGGVPFGIGGIARAREGIVSPDYLLGEHVRLGSSAAILSRTFHREAQSLADLQDNMDFPGEVAKLRDIYAAFQAQDGDALEQNRKDTCSRINDVVALVRKQKSDQGQA
- a CDS encoding polysaccharide biosynthesis protein, which produces MLHSNLHDLPRGLKRLIFFVTDTALIPISLYIASALRYGSALPDMQGRMSLFLAITLLGMGLIAFFRLPQIKLDAFENRAVIQIGLVAVMLSFLAMVCSYMLGNAGPRSVPLIFGSVFFLSSLAVRMAGLCLLNYLYDRSSDREAVLIYGAGAAGIQLASALTRSREARPVGFIDDNPNLHGLMVAGLPVCARAKINLMMAKHDVKRILLAIPSATAVRQAELLTILSGYDAEVQVLPSYVDLMAGRGLEGKLRTVTPDELLGRDKVDLDIPEIAKTYAGRVVMVTGAGGSIGSELCRQLINCAPARIVLFEQSEFQLYSIDRELRPLAKAAGIPVTTRLGSVTNKARVSGVIAEEVVEIILHAAAYKHVPLVEDNELEGARNNVLGTQVVAEAAAEAEIERFILISTDKAVRPTNVMGASKRMAELVVQDLQSRSTVTKFAMVRFGNVLGSSGSVLPLFQKQIEAGGPVTVTHANVTRFFMTIPEAARLVLLAGAYARGGDVFVLDMGKPQKIIDIARRMIELSGRTVRDEQTGQGDIAIEITGLRPGEKLYEELLIDDDSLVPTPHEKILRAEESKLSQIEVVAMVRELQNCIAEADTQRLRDLIATRVEGYHIQELEASQAG
- a CDS encoding N-acetyl sugar amidotransferase, encoding MLDSITWCTNCLNMSTRPRIAFDDRGWCNACQWMEEKKTLDWDSRQKELEELLQKYKSTDGGFDCLVPVSGGKDGSYVAHQLKHVYGMNPLAVTIRPALSLELGDQNLSNFINSGYNHIHVSPDAEVMRRFNRYGFIEKGFPYYGWLTTILSSVIRVALNFDIPLIFYGEDGEVEYGGSTESKNRALFDIEYMKRVYLEGGYEKVLNLFDDIDPADLYFWQFPKDDALEGRDLYLTHWSYFEPWDSYRNYLVAKEHCGLKEQDEGNQGTFTNFAQNDQALYALHAYLMYLKFGFGRATQDAGIEIRRGAMTREQAVNLVRMYDGHYPEEFIDMYLEYYEMTKEEFDAVLDKWANTELFEKVDGIWTPKFMVT
- the hisH gene encoding imidazole glycerol phosphate synthase subunit HisH translates to MTVVSIVDYGVGNLRSVINALEHIGAQAELVSDPAALRKSGKLLLPGVGSYRIAMEQFQASGLADTLMERVTQDQIPMLGICVGMQLMTEHGTEDGGAPGLGLVPGVIDKFDADTMKAKGLKVPHVGFNTVRPKSGSLLFKDLGDGIDVYFTHSFRLASTGDDHVGALCNYGVDFVAAVEHEHVVATQFHPEKSQANGLAILRNFMDNF
- a CDS encoding HisA/HisF-related TIM barrel protein — encoded protein: MLSRNFRLQRVGNADWLNRNYNFSTIATSIDELIILNTERADDGTPLSHQKFLSDVEKVTKGCFMPLALGGGLTSVDQIPQLMQSGADKIVVNTALFRNAEFVRAAVAKYGSQCVVASIDYRHSQDGFEIYTACGSERVEGEFTDLLAYVADLGVGEIYLNSMDKDGTGQGYWMDVLDQISAIEHLPVIMAGGAGNFEHLMEGLGSANIDAVATANLFNFVGDGLPKAREKLLAHDQNLARW